The following DNA comes from Corallococcus exiguus.
AGCGCTCGCGCCCGCTTCCACAGGCGCCGCGAGCGAGGCCTCCAGCCGGTCCGCAGTGGCGGGATCCACCAACCCGTCGAAGCGCCAGTGCTCGATGCGCCGTCGCATCCGCGCCAGCACGAAGTCATCCAGGTGCCGCCCGGCGGCGGGCACGAGGGCGGCACCGCACTCCGGGCACAGGGGCCCGGAGTCTGGCGCACGCGGTTCCGTACAGGCAGGACAGAGCATGTGCGTCAGCATACCGGACCGCCTCCACCCGGAGTGCCGTCCCTGGAGACACTGTCACTTCAGGGAGCCCGGCCATGGCCTCCACGGCCGGGCTCCCCCCACGCCGGGCCTACAGACCGTCGTGGTAGCACCAGCCGGTGGTGCGGTCGTAGCCGCCACCGGACAGCGGGTAGTTGATGAAGCCCAGCTCCTCGCCCGGACCGCACTCCGACCGGGCGCGGGTGTAGGGCTGGCACTTCGTCTGGCCGTTCAGGCTGACGCACGCGCCGCGCGCCCCTTCCGTGCCGCAGAACTCGGCGTAGGTCTTGGTGCACGTCTCACCAATCAGGGCGGGGTCGAAATCGAAGCCGAGGGGCTCCAGGACCGACTGCTCGATGCACGTGCCGTAGACGCCGCAGACCGTCCCCGTGGGGCAGCCGGGGACCGCCGCCATCGGGTCGCACGTCTTCAGGCACTGCCGGTCATCCGTGAACAGGTCGGAGCACGCGAAGCCCTGCGCGCAGTCCGTCGTCGCCGGGTGGTTGGCATCCGCCGCGGGCGTGCGCGTGCAGGCCGCGCCCTGCGTGCCCGTGCCCTGCGACTTCTCCAGCGTGCCGTCATCCGCGAAGTAGTTGTCCGCCACGCAGGTGTGACCCGGCACGTTCGCCGTCCACGAGCCCTCGCGCGGGTCGCAGCCCATGGGCCGCAGGGTGTTCCAGGTCGCGTAGCGGATCCACTTGCACTCGCCACCCGGGACCACCGCGCTGCCCTTGTAGGGCGCGCTGAGCGGCGCCGCGTTCACCGACTCACGCAGCGTCACGTTGTAGAGCACGCCCACCGACTGCTGCGGCGACACCTTGAGCGCCAGCAGCAGGGCACCGGTGTCCGCCACGAACAGCTTCTGGCCCGTCGTGCCCGCGTCCTGGTAGCCCCAGACGCACTGCTCGCAGGTGAAGGTGTTGGCGCCACCGGCCGCCAGGTCATGCACGCCCGTCGCCGTGTTCACGTCCAGCCGGACGAACGCCGTGTCCTTCAGCGCCGGGTCTCCCAGGCCGTTGAACGTGCCCTGATAGGTCGGCTGTCCGCCGTACATCACCGGCGTCAGCTGGACGCCGTTCGACAGCGCGCCCATGGTGATCTCACTACACCCCGCGGGTGGGGTGAGCTCATGCGCCTGCGCTTCCAGGACCTTCGCCTGCTCTTCCTGTTGGGGGGCCTGCTCCTGCGGCTGGGGCTCCACGGCACAGCCCGTCAGCGCCAAAGAAAGCACCGCGCTCCAACGCCACGCACGAAACCCGAGGCTTCGAGTCGTCATTGTCATTCTCTTGGATGGTGGTTCAGGCTGTCAGGGGGGAGACAGCCGATCCGGGGAACCCGGATGCGCTATTGATTACGTGAGGGTGTCTTGAATTGACAGTTCAATTCGACATTGCGGCGCGACTGTTGTTGTCGTGAAATCCGTTGCGTATGGGATGGAATCACCCTTCAGGAGTTTCACTCCTGGAGTGTCTCCGGTCTCGATGGGTACGAATGTGAAACGAATCAATTGCAGCGGCGGCATCGGGTGCCGCCATTTCACGTACCATCGGGGTCTGACACTCGCGGTGCTAGGGCTTCTTGTTGCGCTCCCGCAACGCCTTGCACGGGTCGTCCTCCGGCATGGCTGGCGTGAACCACACGTAGTCGTAGGGCAGGGTGGTGGCGCCAACGACAGCCGCGTAGTCCTGGGGGTTCAGCGCCTCCGGTGACACCTCCAGCAGCGCCACGCTCAGCACGGTGACGTCCTTCACGCGGCGCTCCAGGTGCGCGGGGACGCCCCGGTCGTTCCGGACGTGGCCGTTGCCGGTGATGAGGACCGCGCCGTCCGCGGGCACGGTCTCCAGCAGCCGGTCCGCCATCATCGCGTCGCGCGCCCGCTGCGCCAGCGCCATGGGCTCCAGCATCTCCTGGGGAAGCTGTCCGCAGTGCGAGCGGTCCAACTCTTCACGCACCGCCTTCGCCTCCGCTTCGGGCACGGGCGCCTCCAGCCCCAGGCGCGAGCGCAGGTCGGAAGGAAGCGCCTCCGGTCCCTTCATCACCAGCTCCCGCACCTGCGCGCGGGGCAGGTTGGCGGCGACGATGGGCAGGTGCGCCTGGAGGCCCGCGGCGAACACCGGCGCGTAGAGGCTGAAGGCGGGCCAGCCGCTCTTGGCCCAGTCCACCGCCTTCGCCAGGCCCTCCGCGTCCTCCGGATGGGCCTTCAGCGCCGCGTCCACGGCGGGCTGCTGCGTGACGTCCAGCATCTCGAAGGCGAGCGCGGGATGCTGACCGGCGTCCGTCCTCGCGCGCACCAGCTCCGCCTGGAGCCGGTGATGGTCCGGGTGGTCGTGCCGTTCGCCCAGGAGCACGAAGCGCGCGGGCACCACGGCCGCGCGCAGGGCGCTCTCGTCCACGAAGCGGCCTCCCGCCACGTCCCAGATGCGTCCCACCAGCGGGTGGTCCCGGTACAGCGTCGTGGCCCACTCCCGCGCGGGAGGAGGGGACGGCTGCTGCCTGCTGGCGCAACCCAGGGACAGCGCGAGGACAAGGCCGAAGGGAATTCGCGTCATCCCGCCATCTCACCCAGGCCGCGCGGGGATTGCCCGTCTGAAAACGGCGGGGCCCCTGCTCCCGGACACTGCGTCCAGGGAGTCCACCAGCGGCTGCCCGCCTGCCCCCATGGAGAAGGGGTGGGCAGGTTCGAGGCCCCTCGGCTGAGAGGCCCTGCCTGGTAGGCGACGGAAAGGGCCGTCTGGCGGACTCCGGCGTTGAAGTGGGGAGACCGGCTGGCTACGTCCACCTCAGGTCCCCTCGTCCACGCGTCCCGCACTCCTCGAGCCTCCCCCTGAGCCGTCCGAAGAACGAACAGAGCGCGCCGCAGCCGGCCGGAGCCGCAGGGGCCGCGCCGCGTCCCGAGGGCTGGCTGGAGTCGTTGCGCGGCGGCAGCGTGATGGGGCGGCTCATCCTGGAGCGGGACTGGTCCGGGACGCCGCTGGGGCCCATCGCGTCATGG
Coding sequences within:
- a CDS encoding ChaN family lipoprotein → MTRIPFGLVLALSLGCASRQQPSPPPAREWATTLYRDHPLVGRIWDVAGGRFVDESALRAAVVPARFVLLGERHDHPDHHRLQAELVRARTDAGQHPALAFEMLDVTQQPAVDAALKAHPEDAEGLAKAVDWAKSGWPAFSLYAPVFAAGLQAHLPIVAANLPRAQVRELVMKGPEALPSDLRSRLGLEAPVPEAEAKAVREELDRSHCGQLPQEMLEPMALAQRARDAMMADRLLETVPADGAVLITGNGHVRNDRGVPAHLERRVKDVTVLSVALLEVSPEALNPQDYAAVVGATTLPYDYVWFTPAMPEDDPCKALRERNKKP